From Onychostoma macrolepis isolate SWU-2019 chromosome 19, ASM1243209v1, whole genome shotgun sequence, a single genomic window includes:
- the atp1a3a gene encoding sodium/potassium-transporting ATPase subunit alpha-3a isoform X2: protein MGYGRSDSYRVATTQDKDEKESPKKGKGGKDLDDLKKEVPLTEHKMSIEEVCRKYNTDIVQGLTNAKAAEYLARDGPNALTPPPTTPEWVKFCRQLFGGFSILLWIGAILCFLAYAIQAATEDEPAGDNLYLGIVLSAVVIITGCFSYFQEAKSSKIMESFKNMVPQQALVIREGEKLQINAEEVVAGDLVEVKGGDRIPADLRIISAHGCKVDNSSLTGESEPQTRSPDCTHDNPLETRNIAFFSTNCVEGTARGIVVCTGDRTVMGRIATLTSGLETGKTPIAKEIEHFIQIITGVAVFLGVSFFILSIILGYSWLEAVIFLIGIIVANVPEGLLATVTVCLTLTAKRMARKNCLVKNLEAVETLGSTSTICSDKTGTLTQNRMTVAHMWFDNQIHEADTTEDQSGASFDKSSGTWLALARVAALCNRAVFKAAQDSLPILKRDVAGDASESALLKCIELSCGSVKAMRDKNKKVAEIPFNSTNKYQLSVHESDEGNDSHYLLVMKGAPERILDRCSTIILQGKEQPMDEELKEAFQNAYLELGGLGERVLGFCHLFLPEDKYPKGFAFDTDDINFQTDNLCFVGLMSMIDPPRAAVPDAVGKCRSAGIKVIMVTGDHPITAKAIAKGVGIISEGNETVEDIAARLNIPVSQVNPRDAKACVIHGSDLKDLSQEQMDEVLKNHTEIVFARTSPQQKLIIVEGCQRQGAIVAVTGDGVNDSPALKKADIGVAMGISGSDVSKQAADMILLDDNFASIVTGVEEGRLIFDNLKKSIAYTLTSNIPEITPFLFFILVNIPLPLGTITILCIDLGTDMVPAISLAYEAAESDIMKRQPRNPHRDKLVNERLISIAYGQIGMIQALGGFFSYFVILAENGWLPSLLVGIRLNWDDRSNNDLEDSYGQQWTYEQRKIVEFTCHTAFFVSIVVVQWADVIICKTRRNSVFQQGMKNKILIFGLFEETALAAFLSYCPGMDVALRMYPLKPSWWFCAFPYSFLIFVYDEIRKLILRRNPGGWVEKETYY, encoded by the exons GGTCTGACTAATGCCAAGGCAGCGGAGTACCTCGCTCGGGATGGTCCCAACGCTCTCACCCCGCCCCCGACCACCCCGGAGTGGGTCAAATTCTGCCGACAGCTCTTCGGTGGATTCTCCATCCTGCTGTGGATCGGAGCCATCCTCTGCTTCCTGGCCTACGCCATCCAGGCCGCCACGGAGGACGAGCCTGCTGGAGACAAT TTGTATCTGGGGATCGTGCTGTCTGCTGTGGTCATCATCACTGGCTGCTTCTCCTACTTCCAGGAGGCCAAGAGCTCGAAGATCATGGAGTCTTTCAAGAACATGGTTCCCCAg CAAGCTTTAGTGATCCGTGAAGGTGAGAAGCTCCAGATTAATGCTGAGGAGGTGGTGGCTGGTGATCTGGTGGAGGTGAAGGGAGGAGACAGGATCCCTGCTGACCTCAGGATCATCTCTGCTCATGGCTGCAAG GTTGATAACTCCTCCCTGACGGGCGAATCAGAGCCTCAGACCAGGTCACCTGACTGCACCCATGACAACCCTCTGGAAACCCGTAACATCGCCTTCTTCTCCACCAACTGCGTTGAGG GTACCGCTCGTGGGATTGTCGTTTGCACCGGTGACCGAACCGTCATGGGCCGCATTGCCACTCTGACCTCCGGCCTGGAGACCGGAAAGACCCCCATCGCCAAGGAGATCGAGCACTTCATCCAAATCATCACCGGCGTGGCCGTCTTCCTGGGCGTTTCCTTCTTCATCCTGTCAATCATTCTGGGCTACAGCTGGCTGGAGGCCGTCATCTTCCTCATCGGCATCATCGTCGCCAACGTGCCCGAGGGACTGCTGGCCACCGTCACT GTGTGTCTGACGCTCACGGCCAAGCGCATGGCCCGTAAGAACTGCCTGGTGAAGAATCTGGAGGCTGTGGAGACACTGGGATCCACATCCACCATCTGCTCTGATAAAACCGGCACCCTGACGCAGAACCGCATGACTGTTGCCCACATGTGGTTCGACAATCAGATCCACGAGGCGGACACCACCGAAGATCAGTCGG GTGCATCCTTTGACAAGAGCTCTGGGACGTGGTTGGCTCTGGCCCGTGTGGCGGCGCTCTGTAACAGAGCCGTGTTTAAGGCGGCACAGGATTCTCTGCCCATCCTGAAGCGTGATGTTGCGGGTGACGCCTCTGAATCGGCTCTTCTCAAGTGCATCGAGCTGTCCTGTGGATCCGTCAAAGCCATGAGGGACAAGAACAAGAAAGTGGCCGAAATTCCCTTCAACTCCACCAACAAATACCAG CTGTCAGTGCACGAGTCGGACGAGGGTAACGATAGTCATTACCTGCTGGTGATGAAGGGGGCGCCAGAGCGCATCCTGGACCGCTGCTCCACCATCATACTGCAGGGCAAAGAGCAGCCCATGGACGAGGAATTGAAGGAGGCCTTCCAGAACGCCTACCTGGAGCTCGGAGGACTGGGAGAGAGAGTGCTGG GTTTCTGCCACTTGTTCCTGCCCGAGGACAAGTACCCCAAAGGATTCGCTTTCGACACGGACGACATTAACTTCCAGACAGACAACCTGTGCTTTGTGGGTCTGATGTCCATGATTGACCCTCCCCGAGCCGCCGTCCCAGACGCCGTGGGCAAATGCCGCTCAGCAGGTATCAAAGTCATCATGGTGACCGGTGACCATCCCATCACGGCCAAGGCCATCGCTAAAGGTGTCGGGATCATCTCTGAGGGTAACGAGACTGTGGAGGACATCGCCGCTCGCCTTAATATTCCCGTCAGCCAGGTCAACCCCAG GGATGCTAAAGCCTGTGTGATCCACGGCTCAGATCTGAAGGATCTCTCGCAGGAGCAGATGGATGAAGTGCTGAAGAATCACACAGAGATTGTGTTCGCCAGGACCTCTCCACAACAGAAACTCATCATCGTGGAGGGCTGCCAGAGACAG GGCGCCATTGTGGCGGTGACTGGTGATGGAGTGAACGACTCACCCGCTCTGAAGAAGGCAGACATCGGTGTTGCTATGGGGATCTCTGGCTCAGACGTCTCCAAGCAGGCTGCAGACATGATCCTGCTGGACGACAACTTTGCATCCATCGTTACTGGAGTTGAGGAAG GTCGTCTGATCTTTGATAACCTGAAGAAGTCCATCGCCTACACACTGACCAGCAACATCCCTGAGATCACTCCCTTCCTGTTCTTCATCTTAGTCAACATTCCTCTTCCTCTGGGAACCATCACCATTCTCTGCATTGACCTGGGCACCGACAtg GTCCCTGCAATCTCATTGGCTTATGAAGCAGCAGAGAGTGACATCATGAAGCGGCAGCCTCGTAACCCTCACAGGGACAAGCTGGTGAACGAGCGTCTCATCAGCATCGCCTATGGACAGATTG GTATGATTCAGGCCCTGGGAGGATTTTTCAGCTATTTCGTGATTCTGGCTGAGAACGGCTGGCTTCCCAGTCTGCTGGTGGGCATCCGGCTAAACTGGGACGATCGCTCTAACAATGACCTGGAGGACAGTTACGGACAGCAATGG ACATATGAGCAGAGGAAGATTGTGGAGTTCACCTGTCACACGGCCTTCTTCGTCAGTATCGTGGTGGTGCAGTGGGCCGACGTCATTATCTGCAAGACTCGCCGCAACTCTGTGTTCCAACAGGGCATGAA GAATAAAATCCTGATCTTTGGCCTGTTTGAGGAGACGGCTCTCGCTGCCTTCCTGTCTTACTGCCCCGGCATGGACGTGGCCCTCAGGATGTATCCTCTCAA GCCCAGTTGGTGGTTTTGTGCGTTCCCTTACAGcttcttaatttttgtttatgaTGAGATCCGAAAACTTATCCTGCGCCGAAACCCAGGAG GCTGGGTTGAAAAGGAGACATACTACTGA
- the atp1a3a gene encoding sodium/potassium-transporting ATPase subunit alpha-3a isoform X1, producing the protein MGRIATLTSGLETGKTPIAKEIEHFIQIITGVAVFLGVSFFILSIILGYSWLEAVIFLIGIIVANVPEGLLATVTVCLTLTAKRMARKNCLVKNLEAVETLGSTSTICSDKTGTLTQNRMTVAHMWFDNQIHEADTTEDQSGASFDKSSGTWLALARVAALCNRAVFKAAQDSLPILKRDVAGDASESALLKCIELSCGSVKAMRDKNKKVAEIPFNSTNKYQLSVHESDEGNDSHYLLVMKGAPERILDRCSTIILQGKEQPMDEELKEAFQNAYLELGGLGERVLGFCHLFLPEDKYPKGFAFDTDDINFQTDNLCFVGLMSMIDPPRAAVPDAVGKCRSAGIKVIMVTGDHPITAKAIAKGVGIISEGNETVEDIAARLNIPVSQVNPRDAKACVIHGSDLKDLSQEQMDEVLKNHTEIVFARTSPQQKLIIVEGCQRQGAIVAVTGDGVNDSPALKKADIGVAMGISGSDVSKQAADMILLDDNFASIVTGVEEGRLIFDNLKKSIAYTLTSNIPEITPFLFFILVNIPLPLGTITILCIDLGTDMVPAISLAYEAAESDIMKRQPRNPHRDKLVNERLISIAYGQIGMIQALGGFFSYFVILAENGWLPSLLVGIRLNWDDRSNNDLEDSYGQQWTYEQRKIVEFTCHTAFFVSIVVVQWADVIICKTRRNSVFQQGMKNKILIFGLFEETALAAFLSYCPGMDVALRMYPLKPSWWFCAFPYSFLIFVYDEIRKLILRRNPGGWVEKETYY; encoded by the exons ATGGGCCGCATTGCCACTCTGACCTCCGGCCTGGAGACCGGAAAGACCCCCATCGCCAAGGAGATCGAGCACTTCATCCAAATCATCACCGGCGTGGCCGTCTTCCTGGGCGTTTCCTTCTTCATCCTGTCAATCATTCTGGGCTACAGCTGGCTGGAGGCCGTCATCTTCCTCATCGGCATCATCGTCGCCAACGTGCCCGAGGGACTGCTGGCCACCGTCACT GTGTGTCTGACGCTCACGGCCAAGCGCATGGCCCGTAAGAACTGCCTGGTGAAGAATCTGGAGGCTGTGGAGACACTGGGATCCACATCCACCATCTGCTCTGATAAAACCGGCACCCTGACGCAGAACCGCATGACTGTTGCCCACATGTGGTTCGACAATCAGATCCACGAGGCGGACACCACCGAAGATCAGTCGG GTGCATCCTTTGACAAGAGCTCTGGGACGTGGTTGGCTCTGGCCCGTGTGGCGGCGCTCTGTAACAGAGCCGTGTTTAAGGCGGCACAGGATTCTCTGCCCATCCTGAAGCGTGATGTTGCGGGTGACGCCTCTGAATCGGCTCTTCTCAAGTGCATCGAGCTGTCCTGTGGATCCGTCAAAGCCATGAGGGACAAGAACAAGAAAGTGGCCGAAATTCCCTTCAACTCCACCAACAAATACCAG CTGTCAGTGCACGAGTCGGACGAGGGTAACGATAGTCATTACCTGCTGGTGATGAAGGGGGCGCCAGAGCGCATCCTGGACCGCTGCTCCACCATCATACTGCAGGGCAAAGAGCAGCCCATGGACGAGGAATTGAAGGAGGCCTTCCAGAACGCCTACCTGGAGCTCGGAGGACTGGGAGAGAGAGTGCTGG GTTTCTGCCACTTGTTCCTGCCCGAGGACAAGTACCCCAAAGGATTCGCTTTCGACACGGACGACATTAACTTCCAGACAGACAACCTGTGCTTTGTGGGTCTGATGTCCATGATTGACCCTCCCCGAGCCGCCGTCCCAGACGCCGTGGGCAAATGCCGCTCAGCAGGTATCAAAGTCATCATGGTGACCGGTGACCATCCCATCACGGCCAAGGCCATCGCTAAAGGTGTCGGGATCATCTCTGAGGGTAACGAGACTGTGGAGGACATCGCCGCTCGCCTTAATATTCCCGTCAGCCAGGTCAACCCCAG GGATGCTAAAGCCTGTGTGATCCACGGCTCAGATCTGAAGGATCTCTCGCAGGAGCAGATGGATGAAGTGCTGAAGAATCACACAGAGATTGTGTTCGCCAGGACCTCTCCACAACAGAAACTCATCATCGTGGAGGGCTGCCAGAGACAG GGCGCCATTGTGGCGGTGACTGGTGATGGAGTGAACGACTCACCCGCTCTGAAGAAGGCAGACATCGGTGTTGCTATGGGGATCTCTGGCTCAGACGTCTCCAAGCAGGCTGCAGACATGATCCTGCTGGACGACAACTTTGCATCCATCGTTACTGGAGTTGAGGAAG GTCGTCTGATCTTTGATAACCTGAAGAAGTCCATCGCCTACACACTGACCAGCAACATCCCTGAGATCACTCCCTTCCTGTTCTTCATCTTAGTCAACATTCCTCTTCCTCTGGGAACCATCACCATTCTCTGCATTGACCTGGGCACCGACAtg GTCCCTGCAATCTCATTGGCTTATGAAGCAGCAGAGAGTGACATCATGAAGCGGCAGCCTCGTAACCCTCACAGGGACAAGCTGGTGAACGAGCGTCTCATCAGCATCGCCTATGGACAGATTG GTATGATTCAGGCCCTGGGAGGATTTTTCAGCTATTTCGTGATTCTGGCTGAGAACGGCTGGCTTCCCAGTCTGCTGGTGGGCATCCGGCTAAACTGGGACGATCGCTCTAACAATGACCTGGAGGACAGTTACGGACAGCAATGG ACATATGAGCAGAGGAAGATTGTGGAGTTCACCTGTCACACGGCCTTCTTCGTCAGTATCGTGGTGGTGCAGTGGGCCGACGTCATTATCTGCAAGACTCGCCGCAACTCTGTGTTCCAACAGGGCATGAA GAATAAAATCCTGATCTTTGGCCTGTTTGAGGAGACGGCTCTCGCTGCCTTCCTGTCTTACTGCCCCGGCATGGACGTGGCCCTCAGGATGTATCCTCTCAA GCCCAGTTGGTGGTTTTGTGCGTTCCCTTACAGcttcttaatttttgtttatgaTGAGATCCGAAAACTTATCCTGCGCCGAAACCCAGGAG GCTGGGTTGAAAAGGAGACATACTACTGA
- the LOC131525365 gene encoding uncharacterized protein LOC131525365 — protein sequence MSHLRDHNNVRSTEKQAEGWLKKTDVSGLSGKFKAWLYQHSLLPRLMWLMTVYEVPLTAVEGVELKINSHLRRWLGIPPGFTSVGLYIRSGQLQLPFSSLVEEFQVAKCRVAMTFRDSRDNKVGEAGIKTRSGRKWEASASLALAERNFKDIIGAPCTGRQGLGMIHFQEWGKANPVERRAMVQAVVRGLEEERSKAKVVGLGPQGAWTRWDLPKRKVTWADLWRLEPCQISFLLRAFYDTLPTPVNLHRWGMRDDPTCKLCRQKGTMAHILSGCKTTLAQGRYRWRHDKVLTTS from the coding sequence ATGAGTCATTTAAGGGACCACAACAATGTCCGCAGCACTGAGAAGCAAGCAGAGGGTTGGCTGAAGAAAACTGATGTATCAGGACTCTCAGGGAAGTTTAAAGCATGGCTTTATCAACATAGCCTGCTCCCCAGACTGATGTGGCTGATGACAGTGTATGAGGTCCCACTTACAGCAGTGGAAGGAGTGGAACTTAAGATCAACTCACACCTCAGAAGGTGGCTGGGAATCCCTCCAGGCTTCACATCAGTCGGGCTGTACATCAGATCTGGGCAATTACAACTACCCTTCTCTTCCCTGGTTGAGGAGTTCCAAGTAGCGAAGTGCAGGGTGGCCATGACCTTCAGGGACTCAAGAGACAACAAGGTCGGAGAAGCTGGTATAAAAACCAGGTCAGGACGAAAGTGGGAGGCCTCAGCATCTCTGGCCCTAGCAGAAAGGAACTTCAAAGACATCATCGGAGCACCATGCACGGGAAGGCAAGGCCTGGGAATGATCCACTTTCAAGAGTGGGGGAAAGCCAACCCTGTGGAGAGGAGAGCCATGGTCCAGGCTGTAGTAAGGGGCCTAGAGGAAGAGCGGAGCAAGGCAAAGGTTGTGGGGCTAGGACCCCAGGGAGCCTGGACAAGGTGGGATCTCCCCAAGAGGAAGGTGACATGGGCTGACCTTTGGAGGCTCGAGCCATGTCAGATCTCCTTCTTGCTTAGGGCCTTCTATGACACCCTTCCAACCCCTGTGAATCTACACAGATGGGGGATGAGGGACGACCCAACATGCAAGCTCTGCAGGCAAAAGGGAACGATGGCACACATCTTGTCAGGATGTAAGACCACGCTTGCCCAGGGCAGATACAGATGGCGCCATGACAAAGTACTGACTACTAGCTGA